The segment GCGGCAAAGTGACCCGGGAGCGGCCGGACGGCCGGTGGACAGGTCTGGGTCTGAGGTGAGCGGAGGGTGACGCCGATGGAGGTTCCCGACCGGCTGTCGCGGGTCGCACGCAGGCGGCAGCGCGCCCAGGCCCGCAAGCGGGCGCGGGCCCGGCGTGCGGCGCTCGCCGCCGGGGCGGCCGGGATGCTGGTGATCGCCGTGATGCTCGGCGCGGCGTTCAGCAGTCCGTCCCCGGCCAAGGCGGTCGCCGCCGACGGCGCGGCGCCGGCCACGACCTCCCCGGCCGTGGTCTCCAGCAGCGTCTCGACCTCGATCTCGACCTCCGCGCGGGGCGCGGCCGCCGCCGCGTCCCCGCCGGCGGCGCTGGCGGCCGGCGTGAGCAGCGCCAACGCGCCCGGCAGCGTCACTCCGGAGCCCACCGCCGGCAACGGAACGAGCAGCGCCGTCGCGGCCGCCGGTCTGGGCTCCACGGTCGACCCGCCCGCGCAGCCGACGAGCTCGCCGAGCGGGAAGCCGTTCGGCGGCACCTCGGTGGCCGGCGTCCTGTACAAAACGGACTCTGGCGTCTCCAGTCACTTCTGCAGCGCCTCGGTCGTGCACAGCGCGGCCGGGAACCTGGTCATCACCGCCGCGCACTGCGTGTACAGCGACGGTCCCAAATCGGACATCGCCTTCGCCCCCGGGTTCCACGACGGCCAGCTGCCTTACGGCTCCTGGCCGGTCACCAAGGTCGTGGTCTCCCAGAACTGGCAGAGCTCCAACGACCCGGACGAGGACGTGGCGTTCCTTCAGGTGGCGCCGTCCTCGAGCGGGGCCTCGCTGGAGTCGGTGACCGGGGCCGACCAGATCGCGTTCGACGCGGGCTTCGGGATGCCGGTCACGGTCCCGGCCTACCCGCAGGGTTCGGACACCCCGATCACGTGTGTGGCGCCGGCGAAGAAGTTCAGCGCGACGCAGACCGAGTGGGACTGCGGCGGCTATCCGGACGGCACGTCCGGCGCGCCGTTCCTGACCGCCGTGGACTCCAGCGGCGAGAAGGGGACCGTCACCGGCGTGATCGGCGGGTACGAGCAGGGCGGCGACACCCCGGACGTGTCCTACAGCGCCTACTTCGGCTCCGCCGTCCAGGCGTTGTATCAGAACGCGACGTCGTGATCGGCGCGTTTCGGCCGATTCCAGCCCGTCGGGTGAGATAACATCCGACACACGCGCAACCACGCCTAGATCGTGTTCGGTACGATTTAGCCTCCCACCGATGCGGCGGGCCGTCGTGAGCCCGCCGTCCCCACTCGTGGAAGGCTCGGCATCTTGCTCTCCGGTTTTAAGAAGTTCCTGATGCGCGGCAACGTGGTCGACCTCGCGGTCGCGGTCGTCATGGGCGCGGCGTTCGGCGCCATCGTCAAGTCGATGGTCAGCGACATCATCATGCCGCTGATCACGGCGATCTTCGGCAAGCAGGACTACACCAAGCTCAGCTTCACGCTCAACAAGTCCACGTTCTCCTACGGCGACCTGTTGACCAACGTCATCAGCTTCGTGAGCATCGCGGCCGCGGTCTACTTCCTGATCGTGATGCCGATCAACCACCTCAACGACCGGCGCAAGGCGCGCCTGGGCATCCCGGAGCAGGCCACGGCGCCCACCGACGTCCAGCTGCTGGCCGAGATCCGCGACCTGCTCGCGGCGCAGCGCAGCGCCGAGTAGCGGCGAGTAGCTCCGCGTGACGCCGAGTGGCGCTCACGGGACTCTCACGCGGCCCACGGCCGGATCGGCCGGGAGTTCCGAGGTCAGGGACTGATCCGTGACGCCGTTCTGCGACACTCGCTCGCATGACCGCACAAGCTCAGCTCAAGACCTCGGTGAAGTCCGCCGTGAAGCACATATCCCCCGGGAGCT is part of the Catenulispora sp. MAP5-51 genome and harbors:
- the mscL gene encoding large conductance mechanosensitive channel protein MscL; this translates as MLSGFKKFLMRGNVVDLAVAVVMGAAFGAIVKSMVSDIIMPLITAIFGKQDYTKLSFTLNKSTFSYGDLLTNVISFVSIAAAVYFLIVMPINHLNDRRKARLGIPEQATAPTDVQLLAEIRDLLAAQRSAE
- a CDS encoding serine protease, translated to MEVPDRLSRVARRRQRAQARKRARARRAALAAGAAGMLVIAVMLGAAFSSPSPAKAVAADGAAPATTSPAVVSSSVSTSISTSARGAAAAASPPAALAAGVSSANAPGSVTPEPTAGNGTSSAVAAAGLGSTVDPPAQPTSSPSGKPFGGTSVAGVLYKTDSGVSSHFCSASVVHSAAGNLVITAAHCVYSDGPKSDIAFAPGFHDGQLPYGSWPVTKVVVSQNWQSSNDPDEDVAFLQVAPSSSGASLESVTGADQIAFDAGFGMPVTVPAYPQGSDTPITCVAPAKKFSATQTEWDCGGYPDGTSGAPFLTAVDSSGEKGTVTGVIGGYEQGGDTPDVSYSAYFGSAVQALYQNATS